From Deinococcus aquaticus, one genomic window encodes:
- the pilM gene encoding type IV pilus assembly protein PilM, with product MSSFLNRLLNPRPNALGVEIGTSAIKVVALRPGSPPSLQHAVMVPTPIGSMRDGLVVEPQAVATELKNLLAQHRITTKYAVTAVPNQVAVTRNIMVPRMERKDLQEAIKWEAERYIPYPIDDVSLDFDLLDDLSTIPEDGQMEVVIAAAPTEAIARQIEVLRLAGLEPTVVDLKSFASLRALRGNLLGEHLTKSTLTGTNYTEAGEVALVMEIGASSSVINLVRGDRVLMARNINVSADDFTTALQKAFDLDFSAAEDVKLGYATATTPTEDEEDLLNFDMAREQYSPARVFEVIRPVLGDLITEIRRSLEFYRVQSGDVVIDRTFLAGGGAKLRGLAAAISDALGFRVEVASPWLTVQTDQANVDTGYLQANAPEFTVPLGLALRGVTNRG from the coding sequence ATGTCGAGTTTCCTGAACCGTCTCTTAAACCCACGCCCGAATGCCCTCGGCGTGGAAATCGGCACGAGTGCCATCAAGGTCGTGGCCCTGCGCCCCGGCTCACCGCCTTCCCTCCAGCACGCCGTGATGGTGCCCACCCCCATCGGCAGCATGCGCGACGGGCTGGTGGTCGAACCGCAGGCCGTCGCGACCGAACTGAAAAACCTGCTGGCCCAGCACCGCATCACCACCAAGTACGCCGTGACCGCCGTCCCGAACCAGGTGGCGGTCACGCGTAACATCATGGTGCCGCGCATGGAACGCAAGGACCTGCAAGAAGCCATCAAGTGGGAAGCCGAGCGCTACATTCCCTACCCCATCGACGACGTCAGCCTGGACTTCGACCTGCTTGACGACCTGAGCACCATCCCCGAGGACGGTCAGATGGAAGTCGTGATCGCCGCCGCACCCACCGAGGCGATCGCGCGGCAGATCGAGGTGCTGCGCCTGGCGGGCCTGGAACCGACCGTGGTGGACCTCAAGAGCTTCGCGTCGCTGCGCGCCCTGCGCGGCAACCTGCTGGGCGAGCACCTGACCAAGAGCACCCTGACCGGCACGAACTACACCGAGGCCGGCGAGGTGGCGCTGGTCATGGAGATCGGCGCGAGCAGCAGCGTGATCAACCTCGTGCGCGGCGACCGGGTGCTGATGGCCCGTAACATCAACGTGTCCGCCGACGATTTCACGACCGCGCTGCAGAAGGCCTTCGACCTGGACTTCAGCGCCGCCGAGGACGTGAAGCTCGGGTACGCGACCGCCACCACGCCCACCGAGGACGAGGAAGACCTGCTGAACTTCGACATGGCCCGCGAGCAGTACAGCCCGGCGCGCGTGTTCGAAGTGATCCGCCCGGTACTGGGCGACCTGATCACCGAGATCCGCCGCAGCCTGGAGTTCTACCGTGTGCAGAGCGGCGACGTGGTCATCGACCGGACCTTCCTGGCGGGCGGCGGCGCAAAACTACGCGGACTGGCCGCCGCGATCAGCGACGCACTGGGCTTCCGGGTAGAGGTCGCCAGCCCCTGGCTGACCGTGCAGACCGATCAGGCGAACGTGGACACCGGGTACCTGCAGGCCAACGCGCCCGAATTCACCGT
- the murF gene encoding UDP-N-acetylmuramoyl-tripeptide--D-alanyl-D-alanine ligase, which translates to MVDPLLPLPFAAAVHPEARPARRLTWDSRQVSPEVAFVALPGESMHGNRFVEAALAAGAPFVLTDLDVPRAVRVPDAHSALLAWAREQRALSPLVVGVTGSAGKTTAKSFVAAALDAHFMPVFNTMPAIACFLIELGASGRPLVVEMGIDRLGEMAELVDLVRPDVGVITSIGPAHLEQLGSIEGIVREKGVILRSVDGQPVRALVGAQAAAYYAGVDSYGFGDVTHAGEDLTVTPQGASFRFAGVPVTLPLAARVQAEAAVLALTLAQQAGVPLPEAAARLAAVSVPGGRYRVHPGRFTVIDDAYNASPVAVRAALDALSGWQGRRISVLGRMLELGPTEQELHAGVGAYARTHADLTFGVGAFAAELGERAFASVPELLDALLAEVRDGDVLLVKASRGISWTPEKRAREGVGLDVVVNALLAARDGLE; encoded by the coding sequence ATGGTTGATCCCCTGCTGCCCCTGCCGTTTGCCGCTGCTGTTCATCCGGAGGCCCGTCCGGCGCGGCGGCTGACCTGGGATTCGCGTCAGGTGTCGCCCGAGGTGGCGTTCGTGGCCCTGCCCGGCGAGTCGATGCACGGGAACCGGTTCGTGGAGGCGGCGCTGGCGGCGGGCGCCCCGTTCGTACTGACGGACCTGGATGTGCCGCGCGCGGTGCGGGTGCCGGACGCGCACTCGGCGCTGCTGGCGTGGGCGCGGGAGCAGCGGGCGCTCAGTCCGCTGGTGGTGGGCGTGACGGGCAGCGCGGGCAAGACCACTGCGAAGAGTTTCGTGGCGGCGGCGCTGGACGCGCACTTTATGCCGGTGTTCAACACCATGCCCGCGATTGCCTGCTTTCTGATCGAACTGGGCGCTTCCGGGCGGCCGCTGGTGGTCGAGATGGGCATCGACCGGTTGGGCGAGATGGCCGAGCTGGTGGACCTGGTGCGCCCGGATGTGGGCGTGATCACCAGTATCGGCCCGGCGCACCTGGAGCAGCTGGGCAGTATCGAGGGCATCGTGCGGGAGAAGGGCGTGATCCTGCGCAGCGTGGACGGACAGCCGGTGCGGGCGCTGGTGGGCGCGCAGGCGGCGGCCTACTACGCGGGCGTGGACAGTTACGGGTTCGGGGACGTCACGCATGCGGGCGAGGACCTGACGGTGACGCCGCAGGGCGCGTCGTTCCGGTTTGCGGGCGTGCCCGTCACGTTGCCGCTGGCGGCGCGGGTGCAGGCCGAGGCGGCGGTACTGGCCCTGACGCTGGCGCAGCAGGCGGGCGTGCCACTGCCAGAGGCGGCGGCGCGGCTGGCGGCGGTCAGTGTGCCCGGCGGCCGGTACCGGGTGCATCCGGGGCGGTTCACGGTTATCGACGATGCGTACAACGCCTCGCCCGTGGCGGTGCGGGCGGCGCTGGACGCCCTGAGCGGCTGGCAGGGACGGCGGATCAGTGTGCTGGGGCGCATGCTGGAACTCGGGCCGACCGAGCAGGAACTGCACGCCGGGGTGGGCGCGTACGCACGCACGCACGCGGACCTGACCTTCGGGGTGGGGGCCTTCGCGGCCGAGCTGGGCGAGCGGGCCTTCGCGAGCGTGCCGGAACTGCTGGACGCGCTGCTGGCCGAGGTGCGGGACGGGGACGTGCTGCTGGTCAAGGCCAGCCGGGGCATCAGCTGGACGCCCGAAAAACGCGCGCGGGAGGGCGTGGGACTGGACGTGGTCGTGAACGCCCTGCTGGCCGCGCGGGATGGGCTGGAATAA
- a CDS encoding bifunctional metallophosphatase/5'-nucleotidase, with translation MNKSTAVLLLTSALGLTACTETPRTPEPVNVTILGLNDFHGNLAPTSFTKADGTKISAGGIEAIAAEVSDARKANPNTIFVGGGDLIGASPISSGLLRDEPAVYALNGMGMKVSALGNHEFDQGLDELFRMQNGGCASNDTTKACQYDTTYTGATFKWIGANVEYNATSGKTGKPFAPYIIQDINGIRIAFVGAVTKSTPGIVSPDGIKALTFTDEAAAVNKYIPEIKKQKPDAIIMLIHEGGEIVRLDKDGKPINQDVNYSTVGCKVLDEKSPIVDIAKRVDPAVSAIISGHSHQGYNCLVPDPTGKDRIVIQGDFYGHLLQRLDLTVDKANHKVMTVAAANLVVNYDERKANGTRDAAMTAIITKADAKVAAIKNVQVATLGDAQIQRGVSNARNTESPLGDVIADALVYTTKNQGTQIGLMNPGGIRADLPDTTQIKPGNVVNFGDVFAVHPFGNTTTVVSLTGQQIKDLLEQQWSGANAAAVKLLQVSEGFKYKYTLGNADGQRVNIADITLNGTPISATATYRVATNNFLAAGGDNFTVFKAATNVVQLPGLSDTDVLSQYLKAFGPSLKNVVKGRITKL, from the coding sequence ATGAACAAATCGACCGCTGTGCTTCTGCTGACCTCGGCCCTCGGCCTGACCGCCTGCACCGAAACGCCCCGCACCCCCGAACCGGTCAACGTCACCATCCTCGGCCTGAACGACTTCCACGGGAACCTCGCGCCCACCAGCTTCACCAAGGCCGACGGCACCAAGATCAGCGCCGGCGGCATCGAGGCCATCGCCGCCGAAGTCAGCGACGCCCGCAAGGCCAACCCCAACACCATCTTCGTGGGCGGCGGCGACCTGATCGGCGCCAGCCCCATCAGCAGCGGCCTGCTGCGCGACGAACCCGCCGTGTACGCCCTGAACGGCATGGGCATGAAGGTCAGCGCCCTGGGCAACCACGAGTTCGACCAGGGTCTGGACGAACTGTTCCGCATGCAAAACGGCGGCTGCGCCAGCAACGACACCACCAAGGCCTGCCAGTACGACACCACCTACACCGGCGCGACCTTCAAGTGGATCGGCGCAAACGTCGAGTACAACGCCACCTCCGGCAAGACCGGCAAACCGTTCGCGCCGTACATCATCCAGGACATCAACGGCATCCGGATCGCCTTCGTGGGCGCCGTGACCAAGTCCACGCCCGGCATCGTGTCCCCCGACGGCATCAAGGCCCTGACCTTCACCGACGAGGCCGCCGCCGTCAACAAGTACATCCCGGAAATCAAGAAGCAGAAACCCGACGCGATCATCATGCTGATCCACGAGGGCGGCGAGATCGTCCGTCTTGACAAGGACGGCAAGCCTATCAACCAGGACGTGAACTACAGCACCGTGGGCTGCAAGGTACTGGATGAGAAGAGCCCCATCGTGGATATCGCCAAACGCGTCGATCCTGCCGTGAGCGCCATCATCAGCGGCCACAGCCACCAGGGCTACAACTGCCTCGTGCCCGACCCGACCGGCAAGGACCGCATCGTCATCCAGGGCGACTTCTACGGTCACCTGCTGCAGCGCCTCGACCTGACCGTCGACAAGGCCAACCACAAGGTCATGACCGTGGCGGCCGCCAACCTGGTCGTGAACTACGACGAGCGCAAGGCGAACGGCACGCGCGACGCGGCCATGACTGCCATCATCACCAAGGCTGACGCCAAGGTCGCCGCGATCAAGAACGTGCAGGTCGCCACGCTGGGTGACGCGCAGATCCAGCGCGGCGTCAGCAACGCCCGCAACACCGAGTCCCCGCTGGGCGACGTGATCGCCGACGCGCTGGTCTACACCACCAAGAACCAGGGCACCCAGATCGGCCTGATGAACCCCGGCGGCATCCGCGCCGACCTGCCCGACACCACCCAGATCAAACCCGGCAACGTCGTGAACTTCGGTGACGTGTTCGCCGTGCACCCCTTCGGCAACACCACCACTGTCGTCAGCCTGACTGGACAGCAGATCAAGGACCTGCTGGAACAGCAGTGGAGCGGCGCGAACGCCGCCGCCGTGAAACTCCTGCAGGTTTCCGAGGGCTTCAAGTACAAGTACACCCTGGGCAACGCCGACGGGCAGCGCGTGAACATCGCCGACATCACCCTGAACGGCACGCCCATCAGCGCCACCGCCACCTACCGCGTCGCCACCAACAACTTCCTCGCGGCCGGCGGCGACAACTTCACGGTGTTCAAGGCCGCCACCAACGTCGTGCAGCTCCCCGGCCTGAGCGACACCGACGTCCTCAGCCAGTACCTCAAGGCCTTCGGACCCAGCCTGAAGAACGTGGTCAAGGGCCGCATCACCAAGCTCTGA
- a CDS encoding acetamidase/formamidase family protein, which translates to MTHHHLGTGAIHTVWDQALPPALTLDSGDTVTLATLDASDGGVARRVAAGDLNAPPELRALIVADAHPERPGPRGHPLTGPIHVRGAQPGDALRIEILDVQTATWGWTGCRPDGIGLLDAALAAEGLTPYTHFWDLRARTHTDFLPGIRLPLAPFPGVIGVAPAATGPHPTAPPRHVGGNMDIRQLVTGSTLWLPVEVPGALLSCGDLHGAQGDGELSGTGIETAGQLTLRVHVERSAGVTTPEFTTPTSGGTSRQWHATTGHHPDLMTAARTALRALLRRLQARGLTLEQAYVLASACVDLKISQIVDAPNYTVSAFLPLDIFGGAEG; encoded by the coding sequence ATGACCCACCATCACCTCGGCACCGGCGCCATTCACACGGTCTGGGATCAGGCCCTGCCTCCTGCCCTGACCCTCGACAGTGGCGATACGGTCACGCTGGCCACCCTGGACGCCTCGGACGGCGGCGTGGCCCGCCGGGTCGCGGCAGGCGACCTGAACGCCCCGCCGGAACTGCGCGCCCTGATCGTCGCGGACGCCCACCCGGAACGCCCCGGCCCGCGCGGGCACCCCCTGACCGGCCCCATTCACGTGCGCGGCGCGCAACCCGGCGACGCTCTGCGCATCGAAATCCTGGACGTGCAGACCGCCACCTGGGGCTGGACCGGCTGCCGACCCGACGGCATCGGCCTGCTCGACGCCGCGCTGGCCGCCGAGGGCCTGACCCCCTACACGCACTTCTGGGACCTGCGCGCCCGCACCCACACCGACTTCCTGCCCGGCATCCGCCTGCCCCTTGCGCCGTTCCCCGGTGTGATCGGCGTCGCCCCCGCCGCGACCGGCCCGCACCCCACCGCGCCGCCACGCCATGTGGGCGGCAACATGGACATCCGGCAACTCGTGACTGGCAGCACCCTCTGGCTGCCGGTTGAGGTGCCCGGCGCGCTCCTGTCGTGCGGGGACCTGCACGGCGCGCAGGGCGACGGGGAACTCTCGGGCACCGGCATCGAAACCGCCGGGCAGCTCACGCTGCGCGTGCATGTGGAACGCAGCGCGGGCGTCACCACCCCCGAATTCACCACCCCCACCAGCGGCGGCACCAGCCGGCAGTGGCACGCCACGACCGGCCACCACCCGGACCTGATGACCGCCGCCCGCACCGCCCTGCGCGCCCTGCTGCGCCGCCTGCAAGCGCGTGGCCTCACACTGGAGCAGGCATACGTGCTGGCCAGTGCCTGCGTGGACCTGAAAATCAGCCAGATCGTCGACGCCCCCAACTACACCGTCAGTGCCTTCCTGCCACTCGACATCTTTGGTGGGGCAGAAGGCTAG
- a CDS encoding VWD domain-containing protein — MMNAKGLGMLMGGLVTWTLLGAASAQGTLGQGTFGSGTLSPLQPVLNPNVLRAVTGPPLLVLPDDGAVTLVWPGDARAAGYDVYQGSQKLTAQPLRSGKAGGPMSFRVKGLKNGQRYDFRVVALGDPKLAAAMSPAPASGGPLVCARYPVQGTDMGAQSQNVRVGGAATVTVNGVNLGLSGGGLYQGTLPAPVAVGAPLNLLTRVGECLVFASDVVPEVPALTAPAAGSSLAASAALPVAWTSASSPQRFVVSATWVTGGAGTGWRSGDLPGATRSFSIPAGTLPAGQTVKVRVYAYNDGTFVGSFTPDSRMAIRGGNEAGRDVTVQAAAPNPPAVSWGDPHLITLDQTALEFQAVGEFDLTQATTDDFRVQARQRPWGGSRVVSVNTAVATRMNGQKVGVYAGMIPALRIGEAGVRTDVPAGGLDLGGGHRVTQSGNVYTLDFPGGERLAITNNGGYLDARLTLPDVRRGWVRGVWGNFDGVTTNDLTARGGAALSSPVTTADLYGVFGQSWRVPNPAESLFVYDTGERFGGFDDPAFPSAPAVVPAGAAAGAEATCRAAGVTDPLLLDRCVTDVALTDNPRFAASSAETQPARDQVRLALPDLTVTAFSAVYSGTCASGAPLVTARVTVRNVGAAASPARSDVGLAQVVDTRDETLSAGYRGNGVGLPALAPGESATVTVPVYYPATQPTSAPGPHTYAARVNFGMYFPEASTANNRFMTTQTVTVPAGDCR, encoded by the coding sequence ATGATGAATGCGAAGGGTCTGGGAATGCTGATGGGCGGGCTGGTCACCTGGACGCTGCTGGGCGCGGCATCGGCACAGGGTACCTTGGGGCAGGGCACCTTCGGGTCGGGGACGCTCAGTCCGCTTCAGCCGGTGCTGAACCCGAATGTCCTGCGGGCCGTGACGGGACCGCCACTGCTGGTGCTGCCGGACGACGGCGCGGTGACGCTGGTGTGGCCCGGCGACGCGCGGGCCGCCGGGTACGACGTGTACCAGGGGAGCCAGAAGCTGACCGCGCAGCCCCTGCGGTCCGGCAAGGCGGGCGGGCCGATGTCGTTCCGGGTGAAGGGCCTGAAGAACGGGCAGCGGTACGACTTCCGGGTGGTGGCGCTGGGCGACCCGAAACTGGCGGCAGCGATGTCCCCGGCTCCGGCGTCCGGCGGGCCGCTGGTGTGCGCGCGCTACCCGGTGCAGGGCACGGACATGGGCGCGCAGTCGCAGAACGTCCGGGTGGGCGGCGCAGCGACTGTGACCGTGAACGGCGTGAATCTCGGCCTCTCGGGTGGGGGGCTGTACCAGGGCACCCTCCCGGCTCCCGTGGCGGTGGGTGCGCCGCTGAACCTGTTGACGCGGGTGGGCGAGTGCCTGGTGTTCGCGTCAGACGTCGTGCCGGAAGTGCCCGCCCTGACGGCCCCGGCGGCGGGCAGTAGCCTCGCGGCATCGGCGGCGCTGCCGGTCGCGTGGACGTCCGCGAGCAGCCCGCAGCGGTTCGTGGTGTCCGCGACCTGGGTGACGGGGGGCGCGGGAACCGGCTGGCGCTCCGGGGACCTGCCCGGCGCGACGCGTAGCTTCAGCATCCCGGCGGGGACACTCCCGGCGGGGCAGACCGTGAAGGTCCGCGTGTACGCGTACAACGACGGGACGTTCGTGGGCAGCTTCACGCCGGACTCGCGCATGGCGATCCGGGGCGGGAACGAGGCCGGTCGGGACGTGACGGTGCAGGCCGCCGCGCCGAACCCTCCGGCGGTCAGCTGGGGCGACCCGCACCTGATCACGCTGGACCAGACGGCCCTGGAATTCCAGGCGGTCGGGGAGTTCGACCTGACGCAGGCCACCACCGACGACTTCCGCGTGCAGGCCCGCCAGCGCCCCTGGGGTGGCAGCCGCGTCGTGAGCGTGAACACGGCGGTCGCCACCCGCATGAACGGGCAGAAGGTCGGCGTGTACGCCGGAATGATCCCCGCGCTGCGCATCGGCGAGGCGGGCGTGCGCACGGACGTGCCCGCCGGGGGCCTGGACCTGGGCGGCGGGCACCGCGTCACGCAGAGCGGCAACGTGTACACCCTGGACTTCCCCGGCGGGGAGCGGCTGGCCATCACGAACAACGGCGGGTATCTGGACGCCCGCCTGACCCTCCCGGACGTCCGGCGCGGGTGGGTGCGGGGCGTGTGGGGGAACTTCGACGGTGTGACCACGAACGACCTGACCGCGCGGGGCGGCGCGGCCCTGAGCAGTCCCGTGACGACCGCCGACCTGTACGGCGTGTTCGGGCAGTCCTGGCGGGTGCCGAACCCCGCCGAGTCCCTGTTCGTGTACGACACCGGTGAACGCTTCGGAGGTTTCGATGACCCGGCCTTTCCGTCCGCGCCGGCGGTCGTCCCGGCCGGCGCAGCCGCCGGCGCCGAGGCGACCTGCCGCGCGGCGGGCGTCACCGACCCCCTCCTGCTGGACCGCTGCGTGACCGACGTGGCCCTGACGGACAATCCGCGCTTCGCGGCGAGCAGCGCCGAGACGCAACCCGCCCGCGATCAGGTGCGCCTCGCCCTGCCGGACCTGACCGTCACCGCGTTCAGCGCCGTGTACAGCGGCACCTGCGCCAGCGGCGCGCCCCTCGTGACCGCCCGCGTGACCGTCCGGAACGTCGGCGCGGCCGCCAGCCCCGCCCGCAGCGACGTGGGTCTCGCGCAGGTCGTGGACACCCGCGACGAGACCCTGAGCGCCGGGTACCGTGGCAACGGCGTGGGCCTCCCCGCCCTGGCCCCTGGCGAGAGCGCCACCGTGACCGTTCCCGTGTACTACCCCGCCACGCAGCCCACCAGCGCACCCGGCCCGCATACCTACGCCGCCCGCGTGAACTTCGGCATGTACTTCCCGGAAGCCAGCACCGCCAACAACCGCTTCATGACCACCCAGACCGTGACTGTGCCCGCCGGGGACTGCCGCTGA
- a CDS encoding DAK2 domain-containing protein, giving the protein MLRYATDWLGVYREQVNALNVYPVPDGDTGTNMHLTMQSVRRELDTCDENSMPGVARAISYGALLGARGNSGVILSQLLKGFADTIKDTREVDTATLIRAFQAAQKTGYGAVMKPVEGTILTVARGVAEGAALPRETDSAEGVLEQALFRGQELLDQTPDMLPALKQAGVIDSGGQGYLYLVQGMLAALRGEALPPAPEITSYAQEQFENEEFGFCTEFLMSHATAPIEEIRELVSPFGDSLLVVGAEGYVKGHIHTNQPDELLATVGRHGKMLKTKVEDMSEQHTEILGMAGASARAEEEIQPSGLVAVANGYGLVKLFRSFGARIVSGGQTANPSVQDIVDAVRSVSAEQVIILPNNKNVLMAAEKAMELMEGRAVVIPTRTLGQGIGAALNFSADVPAADLVDAMTEAARAVTTFEVTRASRTTNITVKDGRTLDIAEGDVIGLIDDELTQSGGTPEESVMEMLNRHFSGQEIVTVFSGPQKTQEDLDALSTRIRAAFPMVEVEAHAGGPDLYDYLVTLE; this is encoded by the coding sequence ATGCTGCGCTACGCCACCGACTGGCTCGGCGTGTACCGCGAACAGGTGAACGCCCTGAACGTCTACCCTGTCCCGGACGGCGACACCGGCACGAATATGCACCTGACCATGCAGTCCGTGCGGCGCGAACTCGACACCTGCGACGAGAACTCCATGCCGGGCGTGGCGCGCGCCATCAGTTACGGCGCGCTGCTGGGCGCACGTGGCAACAGCGGCGTGATCCTCTCGCAGCTGCTCAAGGGCTTCGCGGACACCATCAAGGACACGCGGGAAGTCGATACCGCCACCCTGATCCGCGCGTTCCAGGCGGCGCAGAAGACCGGGTACGGCGCGGTCATGAAACCCGTCGAGGGCACCATCCTGACCGTTGCGCGCGGCGTGGCCGAGGGCGCCGCGCTGCCCCGCGAGACCGACAGCGCCGAGGGCGTCCTGGAACAGGCCCTGTTCCGCGGGCAGGAACTGCTGGACCAGACGCCCGACATGCTGCCCGCGCTGAAGCAGGCGGGCGTGATCGACAGCGGCGGCCAGGGGTACCTGTACCTCGTGCAGGGAATGCTGGCCGCGCTGCGCGGCGAGGCGCTGCCCCCCGCCCCCGAGATCACCAGTTACGCGCAGGAGCAGTTCGAGAACGAGGAATTCGGGTTCTGCACCGAGTTCCTGATGAGCCACGCCACTGCGCCCATCGAGGAAATCCGTGAACTGGTCAGCCCGTTCGGGGACAGCCTGCTGGTCGTGGGCGCCGAAGGGTACGTCAAGGGCCACATTCACACCAACCAGCCCGACGAACTGCTCGCCACGGTCGGCCGTCACGGCAAGATGCTCAAAACCAAGGTCGAGGACATGAGCGAGCAGCACACGGAAATCCTCGGTATGGCCGGAGCGTCCGCCCGCGCCGAGGAGGAAATCCAGCCCAGCGGACTGGTCGCCGTGGCGAACGGGTACGGCCTCGTGAAACTGTTCCGGTCGTTCGGGGCGCGCATCGTGTCCGGCGGGCAGACCGCCAACCCCAGCGTGCAGGACATCGTGGACGCCGTCCGGTCCGTCAGCGCCGAGCAGGTCATCATCCTCCCGAACAACAAGAACGTCCTGATGGCCGCCGAGAAAGCCATGGAACTCATGGAAGGCCGCGCCGTCGTGATTCCCACCCGCACGCTCGGGCAGGGCATCGGAGCCGCCCTGAACTTCAGCGCGGACGTCCCCGCCGCCGACCTCGTGGACGCCATGACCGAGGCCGCGCGCGCCGTCACGACCTTCGAAGTCACGCGTGCCAGCCGCACCACCAACATCACCGTGAAAGACGGCCGCACCCTGGATATCGCCGAGGGCGATGTGATCGGCCTGATCGACGACGAACTCACCCAGAGCGGCGGCACGCCCGAAGAGAGCGTCATGGAAATGCTCAACCGCCACTTCAGCGGACAGGAGATCGTCACGGTCTTCAGCGGCCCACAGAAAACCCAGGAGGACCTCGACGCCCTGAGCACCAGGATCCGCGCCGCATTCCCCATGGTCGAAGTCGAAGCGCACGCCGGCGGCCCCGACCTGTACGACTACCTCGTCACGCTGGAGTGA
- a CDS encoding Asp23/Gls24 family envelope stress response protein — translation MTGSIQITEAALASLIGLTAHEIPGVVGMAPANLKEGISRVLGRANVSDGVVIGRDGGRYSADLYVVVAYGVSIPTVARNIVERVEHTLKTQAGTELTAIRVHAVGVQRV, via the coding sequence GTGACTGGCTCTATTCAAATTACCGAGGCGGCCCTCGCCTCGCTTATCGGGCTGACCGCCCACGAGATTCCGGGCGTGGTGGGCATGGCCCCCGCGAACCTGAAGGAAGGCATCAGCCGCGTGCTGGGGCGCGCGAACGTCAGTGACGGCGTCGTGATCGGCCGGGACGGCGGGCGTTACAGCGCCGACCTGTACGTGGTCGTCGCGTACGGTGTCAGCATTCCCACGGTCGCGCGCAATATCGTGGAGCGCGTGGAACACACCCTGAAAACCCAGGCGGGCACCGAACTGACCGCCATTCGCGTGCACGCCGTGGGAGTCCAGCGTGTCTGA
- a CDS encoding M17 family metallopeptidase → MPLVQKLERADLTLTFVGTGDTDRVTRDLKPGEVRLRARSESHDEAAALIPQSPGEAREVGEALARLAREVRAASVQVAATDHAAALAGAALSAAWQDARYRAPTDRPELTLAADGLGSQEAARVTGLHAGVTFARHLTSAPANVLNPATLAREARTLEALGLDVDIWDGPDIMARGMGLLAAVAAGSTHGPRLIRVTIPARGEATRVLALVGKGITFDTGGYSMKPPAGMYGMKNDMGGAAAVLGAMRALADLRAHIPEGTEVRAYVAAAENMVGPDAMRPGDIYRAANGLQVEVTNTDAEGRLVLADTLTVACQEGATELVDLATLTGVKISALGNDIAALFSSDPALTDRLKTAALAAGELVWELPLHQPYLKAFQKGTLADLKNSDMAPAGGSIKAALFLQQFVTRPWAHLDIAGNAARDENATGWGVGTLVEYVLGR, encoded by the coding sequence ATGCCCCTTGTTCAGAAGCTGGAGCGCGCCGACCTGACCCTCACGTTCGTCGGGACGGGCGACACCGACCGCGTGACCCGCGACCTGAAGCCCGGCGAGGTGCGTCTGCGCGCCCGCAGCGAATCGCACGACGAGGCCGCCGCCCTGATCCCCCAGAGTCCAGGCGAGGCCCGCGAGGTGGGCGAGGCCCTGGCGCGACTGGCCCGCGAGGTGCGCGCCGCCAGCGTGCAGGTCGCCGCGACCGACCACGCCGCCGCGCTGGCCGGGGCCGCCCTGAGCGCCGCGTGGCAGGACGCCCGTTACCGCGCGCCCACCGACCGCCCGGAGCTGACCCTGGCCGCCGACGGCCTGGGCAGCCAGGAGGCCGCCCGCGTGACCGGCCTGCACGCTGGGGTGACCTTCGCCCGCCACCTGACCAGCGCGCCTGCCAACGTCCTGAACCCGGCCACGCTGGCCCGCGAGGCCCGCACCCTGGAAGCCCTGGGCCTGGATGTGGACATCTGGGACGGCCCGGACATCATGGCGCGCGGCATGGGCCTGCTGGCCGCCGTCGCTGCAGGCAGCACGCACGGCCCGCGCCTGATCCGCGTGACCATCCCTGCGCGCGGCGAGGCCACGCGGGTGCTGGCGCTGGTCGGCAAGGGCATCACCTTCGACACGGGCGGGTACTCCATGAAACCCCCGGCCGGGATGTACGGCATGAAGAACGACATGGGCGGCGCGGCCGCCGTGCTGGGCGCCATGCGCGCCCTGGCCGACCTGCGCGCCCACATTCCCGAAGGCACCGAGGTCCGCGCGTACGTGGCCGCCGCCGAGAACATGGTCGGCCCCGACGCCATGCGCCCCGGCGACATCTACCGCGCCGCCAACGGCCTGCAGGTCGAGGTCACGAACACCGACGCCGAGGGCCGCCTCGTGCTGGCCGACACCCTGACCGTCGCCTGCCAGGAAGGCGCGACCGAACTCGTGGACCTCGCCACGCTGACCGGCGTGAAGATCAGCGCCCTGGGCAACGACATCGCCGCGCTGTTCAGCAGCGACCCCGCTCTGACCGACCGCCTGAAGACGGCCGCGCTGGCCGCCGGGGAACTCGTGTGGGAACTGCCACTGCACCAGCCGTACCTGAAAGCTTTCCAGAAAGGTACGCTGGCCGACCTGAAAAACAGCGACATGGCCCCCGCCGGAGGCAGCATCAAGGCCGCGCTGTTCCTTCAGCAGTTCGTCACGCGCCCCTGGGCGCACCTGGACATCGCCGGGAACGCTGCCCGCGACGAGAACGCCACCGGCTGGGGCGTGGGCACCCTCGTCGAGTACGTGCTGGGCCGCTGA